GGCCGGAACGCACCCCCGTCACCCTGGCCCCATCCCGGGTCAGCGCCGTCACCGGCCAGCCCGGCCGCATCTCTACGCCCTTCAGCCCTGCCGCCCTGGCGATGGTGGCCGTGTAGTTGCGGGCGTCCAGGAACCGGCCCTCGGGGTGCAGGATCGCCGCCTCCAGGTTCTCCGGGAGCGCCGGTTCCCGGCGCCGTGCCTCCACCGAGGTCAGAACCTCCACCGAGACACCGGCCGCGGCCTCCCGCTTGGCGTCGGCCGCCGCCTCGGCGGCTTCCCCCGGGCTTAGCGCCAGTGTCATGCTCCCCCGGCCGCCGTAGCCCATCCTGCGGCCCGTTTCATCGAACAGCGCCGTGTCGAGGTGGTCGTATAGCTGCCGGGAGAGGAGCGTCGCCTGACGGAACCAGGGGTCCCCCTGTAGATGACTGGAGGGACCGATGATGCCGGCCGACGCCCAGGAGGCTTCCCGAGCTACCGGCCCCTTGTCCACCAGAGCCACCTGGAGGCCTTCCGACCTCAAGTAGTAGGCGGCGCTGCACCCGATGGCGCCCCCACCGATGATCACCACGTCCGGCTGTCTGCCCACGGGTTCGGACCCTTTCCCGGTCGGGATCGAGCCGGTAGAAACCGGCTTCTCCCCCGGCGATTCTCTGTTAGAATGGCTGTCCTTTGCGGCCCAAGACAGACTTTCAGGGACATCGGAGTAGGGACGGAGCAGCCTCGCCCGCCGCCGCCAGGCTGGCGTTCCCGAGGATTCCGACAACTCCGACTTGAATGCGTTCCGTCAGCCGGCCCACGGCGCCTCGGCCCGCGGCCGCTCCGACAAACAGAGTGAGTCAAGCACGAAAGCCGATTTCAATGCAAGCCGGCGAACTCATAAATTCAACCAGGAGGATGCATGCCTGACCAGAAAGATTCCAATCCCAACGTTTCTCGCCGGCGCTTCATGCGAACCAGCGTCCTGGCCGGCACGGCCCTGGGTCTCAACGCCGCGGTCGCAGGTTCCACCGCGGGGTCCGCACCAGCCACTCCCCTGAAAAAGGCCAGGAGACCCGGGAAGTCCTTCACGGGGAAACGGCCGGAAGACTATCGGGTGGTGCTGCAGGACATCGGCGACCCCCTGCTGCGCATGCCCTGGCCGCCCAGCCCGGAGGGCCTGGTGGAAGGCTCCATCGGGGCGCTCAAGGACTCGGCCGTCAACATGTACGCTTTCGGCATCAACCACGCCGGCGGCACCACCCACTGCTCCAAGCTCTACCCCATCATCGGTGAAGAGCAGCCCGTGCTGAAGAGCGGCAACACGCTGCGGATGATGCAAGCCGTCCAGCGGCTTTGCGAGGCGGGACACGACCCGTTGAC
Above is a genomic segment from Acidobacteriota bacterium containing:
- a CDS encoding FAD-dependent oxidoreductase, whose protein sequence is MGRQPDVVIIGGGAIGCSAAYYLRSEGLQVALVDKGPVAREASWASAGIIGPSSHLQGDPWFRQATLLSRQLYDHLDTALFDETGRRMGYGGRGSMTLALSPGEAAEAAADAKREAAAGVSVEVLTSVEARRREPALPENLEAAILHPEGRFLDARNYTATIARAAGLKGVEMRPGWPVTALTRDGARVTGVRSGHERLGAGWVINAAGAWAGMLDSRLAAPITPDHGQIMSLEGPAPGLRHTLHRWGRYGYITPRPDGRVVVGATHEEIGFRRQITPEGLDYLAGVVSTVLPGLMDRAMLDIWTGLRPASPDALPVIGPDPRASAGFLWAAGHSSSGIMQAPATAKVLVDLVLGRKPRIPLDKVGVERFLD